From Flavobacterium arcticum, the proteins below share one genomic window:
- a CDS encoding NAD(P)H-dependent flavin oxidoreductase gives MNRITQLFNIEYPIIQAGMIWASGYKLASAVSNAGGLGLIGAGSMYPDVLREHIQKCKKATNKPFGVNVPMLYPNIEEIMDIIVEEGVKIVFTSAGNPKTWTPFLKEHGITVVHVVSSVKFALKAQEAGVDAVVAEGFEAGGHNGREETTTFTLIPMVKEQLQIPLIAAGGIATGRGMLAAMVLGADGVQVGSRFVASVESSSHDNFKKTVIETKDGDTQLTLKELAPVRLVKNKFFNDVMELYKESPTIEDLKTLLGRARAKKGMFEGDLEEGELEIGQIAGLIHDIKPAAEIVKEIITDFEAAKREAVSL, from the coding sequence ATGAACAGAATTACACAACTATTTAATATAGAATATCCTATAATACAAGCAGGAATGATATGGGCTAGTGGCTACAAGCTAGCAAGTGCCGTGAGTAATGCAGGAGGACTTGGGCTTATAGGAGCAGGCTCTATGTACCCAGATGTACTTCGCGAACATATACAGAAATGCAAAAAAGCAACTAATAAACCTTTCGGGGTAAATGTACCCATGTTATATCCTAATATTGAAGAAATTATGGATATAATAGTAGAGGAGGGGGTGAAAATTGTATTTACATCGGCAGGTAACCCAAAAACTTGGACACCATTTCTTAAAGAGCATGGCATCACTGTAGTACATGTAGTAAGTAGTGTAAAGTTTGCACTAAAAGCACAAGAGGCAGGTGTAGATGCTGTAGTTGCCGAAGGCTTTGAGGCTGGTGGTCATAACGGTAGGGAAGAGACCACTACTTTTACATTAATACCAATGGTAAAAGAACAGCTACAAATACCACTTATTGCAGCTGGTGGTATTGCTACAGGTCGCGGAATGCTAGCCGCTATGGTATTAGGAGCTGATGGTGTACAAGTAGGAAGCCGCTTTGTAGCTTCGGTTGAATCATCTTCACATGATAATTTCAAAAAAACAGTAATAGAAACTAAAGACGGTGACACACAACTAACACTAAAAGAGCTTGCACCCGTAAGGCTTGTAAAAAACAAGTTTTTTAATGATGTAATGGAGCTTTATAAAGAATCACCAACAATAGAAGATTTAAAAACCTTGTTAGGACGGGCACGTGCTAAAAAAGGAATGTTTGAAGGCGATCTCGAAGAAGGTGAGCTAGAAATAGGGCAAATAGCAGGACTAATACACGATATTAAACCTGCCGCTGAAATAGTAAAAGAAATAATTACTGATTTTGAGGCTGCAAAGCGAGAAGCAGTTAGTTTATAA